From one Lolium rigidum isolate FL_2022 chromosome 4, APGP_CSIRO_Lrig_0.1, whole genome shotgun sequence genomic stretch:
- the LOC124649310 gene encoding ABC transporter G family member 12-like, translating to MGEGNGTAWAGALSPAARYAETGGASLTWENLTAVLPGSGGRATKKLLQGLYGYAVPGRIVAIMGPSGSGKSTLLDSLSGRLARNVLQTGKVLLNGKKRRLDFGAVAYVTQENVLLGTLTVRETVTYSALLRLPSSMSKAEVRRVVDDTLNEMGLRECEDRPIGTWHLRGISGGEKKRLCIALEILTRPRLLFLDEPTSGLDSASAFSVIETLRTLAIDGGRTIISSVHQPSSEVFALFDDLCLLSSGETVYFGDAKLAPQFFAETGFPCPSRRNPSDHFLRCVNSDFDDVATALKGSMKLRAEADLDPLLKYTTSEIRERLVDKYRISDYAMMVRSTIHEISKIEGVLEEVVKGSQATWFKQLRTLTKRSYTNMYRDFGYYRLRIIIYVLMAICLGTIYYDVGNGYTAIQARASCGGFVSGFMTFMSIGGFPSFIEEMKVFSLERQNGHYGVAAYIISNFLSSMPFLLTMSWASASITYWMVKFRPGFSYFAFFALNLYGGVSVIESLMMIISALVPNFLMGLILGAGVIGIMMLTSGFFRLLPELPKIFWKYPVSYIVYGSWGLKGAYKNDLLGLEFEPMTPGGDKLTGEYIITNMMGLSVSYSKWLDLAMIFILLLAYRITFFLVLKVKEAAAPYIRVAYTQFTVKRLERRASFRESLAMTSLSKRHNTPHPMAIQEGLNSPMQY from the exons ATGGGGGAGGGGAACGGGACGGCGTGGGCGGGGGCGCTGTCGCCGGCGGCGCGGTACGCGGAGACGGGAGGGGCGAGCCTCACATGGGAGAACCTCACGGCCGTGCTGCCGGGCTCCGGCGGCCGTGCCACCAAGAAGCTCTTGCAGGGCCTCTACGGCTACGCGGTGCCCGGTAGAATCGTCGCCATCATGGGGCCGTCCGGCTCCGGCAAGTCCACCCTCCTCGACTCCCTCTCAG GGAGGCTGGCGAGGAATGTGCTCCAGACCGGCAAGGTGCTGCTCAACGGCAAGAAGAGGCGGCTCGACTTTGGCGCCGTG GCATACGTGACACAAGAGAACGTTCTGCTGGGCACACTGACCGTCCGGGAGACAGTGACCTACTCGGCGCTGCTGCGGTTGCCATCGAGCATGTCCAAGGCGGAGGTGCGCCGCGTCGTCGACGATACACTGAACGAGATGGGTCTTCGGGAATGTGAGGACCGGCCCATTGGCACATGGCACCTCCGGGGCATCAGTGGCGGCGAGAAGAAGCGGCTGTGCATCGCGCTAGAGATCCTCACCCGGCCacgcctcctcttcctcgacgAGCCCACCAGTGGCCTCGACAGTGCCTCCGCCTTCTCCGTCATTGAGACGCTCCGCACACTCGCTATCGACGGTGGGCGCACCATTATCTCATCGGTGCACCAACCCAGCAGTGAGGTCTTCGCTCTCTTTGATGACCTCTGTCTCCTCTCCAGTGGTGAGACAGTCTACTTCGGAGACGCCAAGCTTGCACCACAG TTCTTTGCAGAAACCGGGTTCCCCTGCCCGAGCCGGAGGAACCCATCTGACCACTTCCTCCGGTGCGTTAATTCTGACTTTGATGATGTCGCAACAGCCTTGAAAGGATCCATGAAGCTGCGAGCA GAGGCAGATCTTGATCCCCTGTTGAAGTACACAACTTCAGAAATCAGAGAGCGCCTCGTGGACAAGTACAGGATCTCGGACTATGCCATGATGGTTAGGAGTACAATACACGAGATAAGCAAAATA GAGGGTGTGTTGGAGGAGGTAGTGAAAGGCAGCCAAGCAACCTGGTTCAAGCAGCTGCGCACGCTAACGAAGCGGTCCTACACCAACATGTACCGTGACTTCGGCTACTACAGGCTGCGCATTATCATCTACGTCCTGATGGCCATCTGCCTAGGCACCATCTACTATGACGTTGGCAATGGCTACACCGCTATCCAGGCGCGCGCCTCGTGCGGTGGTTTTGTCTCCGGCTTCATGACCTTCATGTCCATCGGCGGCTTCCCCTCCTTCATCGAGGAGATGAAGGTTTTCTCCCTCGAGCGACAGAACGGCCACTACGGTGTCGCCGCCTACATCATATCCAACTTCCTCTCCTCCATGCCGTTCCTGTTGACCATGTCCTGGGCCAGCGCCTCCATCACGTACTGGATGGTCAAGTTCCGGCCAGGATTCAGCTACTTCGCCTTCTTCGCCCTCAACCTCTACGGTGGTGTCTCGGTCATCGAGAGTCTCATGATGATCATCTCTGCCCTGGTGCCCAACTTCCTCATGGGTCTCATCCTCGGCGCTGGCGTCATT GGGATTATGATGTTGACGTCTGGATTCTTCCGGCTGCTCCCAGAACTTCCCAAGATATTCTGGAAATACCCGGTGTCCTACATTGTCTATGGATCATGGGGTTTGAAG GGTGCATACAAGAACGACCTTCTAGGGCTGGAGTTCGAGCCGATGACGCCAGGAGGAGACAAGCTGACCGGCGAGTACATCATCACCAACATGATGGGGCTGAGCGTCAGCTACTCAAAGTGGCTTGACCTTGCCAtgatcttcatcctcctcctcgcttACCGGATCACCTTCTTCTTAGTCCTTAAGGTCAAGGAGGCTGCCGCGCCCTACATCCGCGTCGCCTACACGCAGTTCACTGTCAAGCGCCTGGAGCGGCGAGCTTCCTTCAGGGAGTCACTGGCCATGACGTCGCTGTCCAAGCGGCACAACACGCCGCACCCCATGGCCATCCAGGAGGGGCTCAACTCCCCTATGCAGTACTGA